The following coding sequences lie in one Rutidosis leptorrhynchoides isolate AG116_Rl617_1_P2 chromosome 6, CSIRO_AGI_Rlap_v1, whole genome shotgun sequence genomic window:
- the LOC139854682 gene encoding uncharacterized protein produces the protein MAEMANIGGSQVVDETSYVFLDQLEEGKQATFRGNVIQIAAKNNIAHYFIHRLKEGVVYFLSDFDVVPNKPDYRLLNDNQVMIQLQGSTRLRKQATNDTTGFICHPFNCVTFEALTPTNGKYLVGTLTVSSTSSTLVVEDPTIPTLAEFINKLRGKDLCGNLEYYAIEILASVQTEGTLVYLLKSSRKGKGSGSSTTKVEIFKCTVHVANVRTNNGWYYVSCNICQAKKGITRQDGHYWCESCAKDVLTDHHVVTLSTRFQIQLEVTDGTSESVVVLFDETANKLVKATAKSLVAELDEDSPSHVLPNPIVNLINTTHTLLLKAGTHYEHGSHESFNCLRVLNSTPNASMLPVTGNKAQPPIVDPSVSTPAGKK, from the exons GTAATACAAATTGCAGCGAAGAATAATATCGCTCACTATTTTATTCATAGGCTAAAAGAGGGTGTTGTTTATTTCCTATCTGATTTTGATGTTGTTCCAAACAAACCAGACTATCGTCTGCTTAATGACAACCAGGTTATGATTCAATTACAAGGTTCTACGCGCCTGCGAAAACAGGCCACTAATGACACTACTGGTTTCATCTGCCATCCATTCAATTGTGTCACATTTGAAGCTCTGACCCCTACGAATGGCAAATATTTAGTTG GCACACTAACTGTCTCCAGTACATCGTCCACTTTGGTTGTGGAAGACCCTACAATTCCCACCCTGgcagaattcattaacaaacttcg TGGTAAGGACTTGTGTGGTAACCTCGAGTATTATGCAATAGAGATCCTTGCTTCGGTACAAACCGAGGGAACCCTTGTTTATTTGCTCAAGTCTTCTCGCAAAGGAAAAGGTTCCGGATCATCAACTACAAAG GTTGAGATCTTCAAGTGCACTGTCCATGTAGCGAATGTCCGCACCAATAATGGTTGGTATTACGTGAGTTGCAATATTTGCCAAGCTAAGAAAGGTATTACAAGGCAGGATGGCCACTATTGGTGCGAGTCATGTGCCAAGGATGTGCT GACTGACCACCACGTTGTTACTCTTTCCACCAGGTTCCAAATCCAGCTCGAAGTGACGGACGGGACAAGCGAGTCTGTTGtcgttttgtttgatgaaacggcAAATAAGTTGGTGAAAGCAACTGCTAAATCTCTGGTGGCAGAGCTTGATGAG GACTCCCCCAGCCACGTCTTACCTAACCCGATAGTGAACCTCATCAACACAACGCATACTCTTCTCTTGAAAGCAGGAACACACTACGAGCACGGCTCGCATGAAAGCTTCAACTGTCTACGCGTGTTGAATTCTACCCCCAATGCGAGCATGCTTCCTGTCACAGGCAATAAAGCCCAGCCTCCAATCGTCGACCCATCTGTCTCTACACCCGCAGGGAAAAAATGA